A part of Vigna radiata var. radiata cultivar VC1973A unplaced genomic scaffold, Vradiata_ver6 scaffold_357, whole genome shotgun sequence genomic DNA contains:
- the LOC106779215 gene encoding uncharacterized protein LOC106779215 yields MLEGHQVFGLGFLVVGLWHLFNNVKLHALCSKSFTSTLWFPTTKSRYLELYFIMASSTTFVSLELFISPARHQPFDPDGTIPTNHLHNFEHSSMAMSFLVYAFFALVLDAKCSKSQHELTHLLGALAFAQEYILIHFHSKNHIGPENQYHYFLQILILVSIITTLMGIGYPKSFLVSFVRSVNIVFLGVWLIVTGILLYIPGFQSKGCVTHLKEYMVTCSDDKARHRAVALVNIQFSWLLIGITIFAMSFYLVLIRIYGENVEYVSLSKEEYYLEEDESNTDIECQKKSIEGKV; encoded by the coding sequence ATGTTGGAGGGACATCAAGTTTTTGGCTTGGGCTTCCTTGTAGTTGGTTTGTGGCACTTGTTCAACAACGTGAAGCTCCATGCACTTTGTTCCAAGTCCTTCACATCAACGCTATGGTTTCCCACCACAAAATCAAGATATTTGGAGCTCTACTTTATCATGGCAAGCAGCACAACCTTCGTCTCCTTGGAGCTCTTCATTTCTCCAGCTCGTCACCAACCATTTGACCCTGATGGAACCATTCCCACCAACCATCTCCACAACTTTGAACACTCCTCCATGGCCATGTCCTTCTTGGTGTATGCCTTCTTTGCCCTAGTTCTTGATGCAAAATGCTCCAAATCTCAACATGAGTTAACTCATCTCTTAGGAGCCTTAGCTTTTGCACAAGAATACATACTCATCCACTTTCACTCCAAAAATCACATTGGACCAGAAAATCAATACCACTACTTCTTGCAAATTCTGATTCTTGTTTCTATTATCACAACCCTCATGGGAATTGGCTACCCTAAGAGCTTCTTAGTCAGCTTTGTTCGTTCTGTGAACATAGTTTTCCTCGGCGTGTGGCTTATAGTCACAGGGATTCTGCTTTATATACCAGGGTTTCAATCCAAAGGGTGCGTCACGCACCTCAAAGAATATATGGTCACATGCAGTGATGATAAGGCCCGTCATCGTGCTGTTGCTCTCGTGAACATTCAATTCAGTTGGCTGTTGATTGGAATCACCATTTTCGCTATGTCTTTCTACTTGGTTTTGATTAGAATATATGGTGAAAACGTGGAGTATGTTTCGTTGAGCAAGGAGGAATATTACCTCGAAGAAGATGAGTCAAACACTGACATTGAATGCCAGAAGAAAAGCATAGAGGGGAAAGTTTAA